In Capsicum annuum cultivar UCD-10X-F1 chromosome 8, UCD10Xv1.1, whole genome shotgun sequence, the genomic window tttaaatatttatcaatacCTTTTATTGTTATTCTATtacaattacaatatttattgtGTATGACAATTTAATGTGCACAAAATTTTGGAATAAAACCTAATTAAAAACTTTACCCCATAAagaaaaaacagaaataaatacttGCCGTGCACTACTCCTCTCCTATAAATTAAGAGAGACTAATATGAATAGTTTTTTAAGTATACACTAGTTTGGATGGACCTCACATTAATACAAGTCTCAATATCATACTTATAATAGAGTTGAAAATAGAAATACTTGTGAAGGACAAATTTTGTATATGCTGTATTATAGGATAACATTAATTGCATAGATAGTGAAATTACCAATGTTGTAAAGAAAAACTACAATAAATTAATGTTGTAAACATAATGAAGAGGATTATGTTGAAAAAGGGTTGCAATATTAGCTAGGGGGCTTTAGACTTTAATTTGCATATCCAATGGCTACAGGAATTGTCAAATAGTCTGGGAAATAGTTAACATGGAGTACATATACCGTCATTTAATCTTCATATTAGTTATAATAACTATGTTTTATTTCAGAGTTATCAGTCCACGATATCAAGTTATGAAGTATGCGTTGCAGTGATCCACCGACGTATTGTCATACGAggaaaaataagggaaaatggTTTGATGGACCTTTGTACTATGttcgttttgtaatgtggatacctCTACTTATATATTTGTCATTTGGACTCTTGaatctattaaaaaataatattttaaacactttttcaGTGTGTGTAACACACTTGCTGCCACCTCAACTTCCACGTCAGCTTCCACGTCATTTAAATGCTACATTTAattccacatcatttttaaaatgtcacataagaaattaaatattgaaaaaatgaaaaaattatatttagaattaaaaaaaaagatgataaaattGGCAGCTTCTTCTTTGTTGCTTTTCTTCCTCGTATGAACAAACACACACCATTCTTTCATTTCCATCGGTCACCACCACCCCAACCCACCCTCAAACACACACACTATTGTCAAGTCCATAAAcatacaaaattctctcatacacatcattatttattttctgttcatCTTTTCCCTCTTCCTTCTCCTCACACTCTTTTGTTTAGGGTATcgaaagaaaattttcaaaatacttcaCTAAATCCAGCACTTTTCCAGAACCAAGGTCAGGTACACTTTGTCTTCTTCCACTATTTCGTCGCCGATTTCGTTAGTGATTTACaagattttgataaaaatagaCTGTTTTCGACATTGGGATTCAAGTTTTCAGAATTCTTGAAGCATTTCTTCGCCGTAAGCCTAGTGGATTTGCAGTTCGAATCCATCAAAGTAATCGGAGGTAGTATAATTATCTCTGAAAAATTGATCGAAATTAGGTATATTGATGATTGACTAGGATTTTCTGGTTATTGAgggattttgaaaaagattgtttttgtgtgtgtgtgtgtagtggtggggggggggggggggggggggggggggggttaaagaCTAAAGTGTGTGGGATGTTAAAAATGTAGATAGAAGATGGTGGCGAAAAAGGAACGATGGGTGGTTCTTGAAGGGATCATCACCAGCGATGGCGGCGGAGGTGTAGTGATGGTCATGGCTGGGGGCTTTAATGATGGCCATGGCAGCCTTGAGggcttgggggggggggggggtgctttttaattttttttaaattattttaatataaaattgaccgAAAAATGATGCTCACTGGCACCTCATGCATGTGTAATCATGTACTTTGTCCTAATCAGctattttaatgccacataggtcCAGTCATTGgtcaaaggatttaaaatattattttttaatgaattcaagggttcagatgacaaacatgtaaatagGAGTATTCACATTACAAAACGAACATAGTACAAGAGTCCACTGAATCATTTTgcctaataataataaaaaagtgcTAGCTAGTGCAACAGATAGCAGCCCAAATTTAAAGAGCAGGCATGTCTGAGACTCCGTGCATGTTGTATGATTTGGCCAAGATGATGGTTCTTTGGATTGCTATTCGTCTTTTATACTATTTTGCACTTTCTGATCTGACAATACGTTGGAGGCCATTTGCATACATACTGCATAACTTGATACTGTTAAGTGATATCttttgttggtgaaattacaataatattacagCTGAAAAATTACacgtgaagaaaaataaaagttatcttcttcttcttcttcggttgaggcgcggatatctcgctctttttaaagagattcaagcccactgcagcaaaTTGTTTCATCGATCCAATaataatcttcttgacttgtcccctgcAGGATCAATAACCTTTTCATAATGAATAATTAAACAACTCtagacaagagttgagttcaaagctctataAAAAAACACCTCTCTTCAactagttattttttaatattttcggATACacgaatctgtatttaggcacacaACAACTTTAATACAAGTTTAAGTCTAAAAtaaagaacacctatgaagttataCAACACTTTCGacacaagattaaaaataatttatctaagaagtgtgttataatttcagaaatgagatgaaacaaaaagttaaagccaagtcctctgaattcacggagtgtccttaagaaaataattttcctcaagtacccgaAGTTAttaaatttttcctcccaggataaaatgactttcaatccaatAATAGTTGTACCTCAAATTATttgattcgtcgaactcactcaacgactAATGATCACAAGGAGTTTTTGAAGAGAAGAAGACTGTTTTAGCTGTCAAAAATCGTGTCAAAACCTGAGGAATATGTCATGTATTTATAGCCTTAATGTGTCCCTTCGGAAAGGCTGCATTGGTTCTGAAAAAAGACACATTTTTAGTACAGTCACATCACCTGCGCCCAGGCTGTGCTTGACCTGCGGTAAATTGGATTAAATTTCACTTGTTCTTCAAGTTTTtcaaagccgaagccgagcgacGACAACAACGGCGCGAGGCACCACttattcttgcctcactatccaagtggagatgtgtttctcaatataaacacatgaaagtttctttctcccatcGCCATCAATGTGGGAGAGTTTAGTATACTTTTCAATTTGAgcacacttttcattttagtgtggACTCAATTTTCCTCctctatttttccttcatttttcattcacacataCACCTTGAATCAACACAACTAATGAACTCTCATTTTTATTAACTTTTGTGACTCTATATTATCTTCTACTTAGAAAAGTAATGTAAGATCACACTATTTATAGATGAATTATTCACTCTTGTATTGAATAAAAATGAATGCTGGTGGTAAAGGAGGAAGATCAACATTTTACCCAACCGGTGTCAATATTTACAAAGGAAAAGCAATAAATGACATTTACAATCAATTTTTAAGCAAAGAAGAGCTTTGGTTAGATTTGAGTTGCAAGTCTGAAGAGGTCAAAGGTGATAtatcaatttctcaaaatttcttcaaCAGACCAAATGATCTGATAAACTACAAAAAGATCTCTAGAGCAAAATGAAACATCTATAAGCAATAACATATCATAATTAATGCATGAAAAAATACACTATGAAATTAAACATACATGAAACTCCAAGGCAGTCAAAGAAAACCAAAATTGTTCAAACTCCTCAGTTCACAAATCACAAGAAAGCAATAACACAAATATATTCAGATTGAAAAGGGCAAGAGTACAATCTTCAGGAACTTGAACACTAATTCTTCAAAGTTTAGATCATAGAAACACTAATAACCGTGGTATACGTATCAGCTTTCTTTGTCGCATTTAGCTCAAAGTTCTGGAAGGTGCGCTATACTGACAAAATTGGGACACACGTGTCCAGAAACTTGCTAATTAAAAAATGTGGCTAGGCTTTGTTTGTCCACTTTATAGTAGTGTAGTTATTAACTCCCATTTGTCCATTACAAAAAAGCACATTTTAGTTATCTCTCAATCATTTCCCCCATTTTGTCATGGCTGAGCAACCAAGCACTGCGGCAGCTCCGCCGTCTGATTTGAAAACCCGGCCGGCGGGAAGCACCGAACACAGCTGGTGCAAGGCGGTTCCCGGCGGCACAGGAATAACAGTATTTGCTCTCCTTTTATCAAAACCTCCAAACATTTCACTTCTCCAAAATACCCTCCATAAACTCCAAAATTCCAATCCTATCCTCAAATCCAAACTTAGCTACTCACCAACTACCAATTCTTTCTCTTACACCATTCCCGCCACTTCTCATCTTCAAATCCAGCCGTTCGATCTCTCATCAACGGCTGACATTCTCCGTAACCTCAAAACCTCCGATCACAACTCCGTCTCCGATTTTCATCTCATCTTCGAAaacgaactcaacaacaactcATCATGGGTAAACACATCAGATTCCAACACCGATGTTCTTTTCGTGAGCATTTATCAACTAAACGACGAGAAATCAGTCCTTACGTTGAGGATTCACACGTCGGTGTGTGACCGGGCGACGGGGATAGCGTTGATGAGCAAGTTGGTGGAGTTGATGAGGGAGGAAAATGGAGAAGGGACAAAATCGGAATTATTGAAAAAGATGGAGGTTGGTTTGGGAATTGAGGAGTGCATACCAGCTGGTAAAGCGAATAAGCCATTTTGGGCGCGTGGGATGGATATGGTTGGGTATGGTTTGAATTCATTGAGATATTCAAATCTGAAGTTTATGGATAGTGAATCAACAAGAGAATCACAAGTTGTGAAATTGGGGTTGAATAAACAAGATACTCTTCGCATTCTTGATGTAAGTTTATTACTtgctccatttcaatttgtttgtttcgTTTTTGGCGCAACACAACAACAGTATATCCCTATAATGTAGAGTCTGAGAGGATTGAGTGTACATAGTCTGTAGCACTAGTTTTTgagagttttttaaaaaataaaaaatacttttcaatcTTGTGTTTTAAAATATATTGATAGAATATACccaaatgtcctttaatcttgttgtcgtaaaaagttaaaattaaaaaattattaaaaaaccAATGCTGACATTTTTCTAAAACAGACTAAAaggaaaggtaattcaatcaaatcaaaacTGAGGGAATACATTTTACTATAACTTTGCTTCTTCTTTATATGTAAGTGTGTGGTGTCGGGCTAGTTTATGCACATTTTAAGTTGTTTTATGTTACTCGATAACTCTGTTCATTAAGTTTCTTTAATTTCCTTATTTAAGAACAGTGTAATGATATTCCTTTTTATCTTCCGATAAATTTAATTGCCAAGAGTTTGTTAAATATTCGATAGAGTTAAAGCTctttttttacaaatttaaagAACCAAAACTTTTAAATACTATATTTAAGGAGCTAAATTAGACCTATCTAATTCCAGGAATAAATTTAGTCATTTTCTCGATGTGTAGCGTATtgtttttaattaatatacttttttatcatgattaattATATATCCTTAGTGTTATGAAATATAgagtaaagaagaagaagaatcgaGAGAAAAGAGATAGtgattgttatttctcttgagggccGGGGTTTCTTGATGGGTGAATTACAATGTAGAAAAAATCCTTTATTAgaaaagtagacattcactatatatggtaatatatttataacacttagtattatttttaaaatgaatatttttttaacttaatcaTAAATTAGTTATAATATCCTTGGTACTATTTTGAAAATGTAAGAGAGAGATTATGGTTTAAATTTAAGTGGAGACAAAAAAATATTAGATGAttcaaatttcttttcaaatGCGTAATTTCAATGAATAGAGTTATTGAATACCTATATAAATggaaattataacaaaatattcGATAGAATAGTGTGTAAACTGACTCGAACATCAACGTCATACAAAAGAGatttttagtgtcatttttaaatttgtaagttaggttacatcttttttttttttttttcattttctaaaaGGTAGGCAAAGCTACTCCATAAAACTTGCTTGGTCCAATTTTCTCGTTATGTTGATTGAGAATCTATGGTCCTTATTGAATGCACTGTATTGTTCACTTCACCTGATGTACAACTTTAGACACATTTAACATGTGAATTGGCCAATTTGGATTTTACCTCCTCCACAGGACCACATACTAGAATCTGGCCTAATTGTGAGTAATGGCGGTGTTCGGGTCAACTAACTAACTGTCACCTCTGTACCTTCCACCAACACTAACACTGAAACCACATAACTATGTCCATCGAGAATGTTATAAACTAATATTGTTAATTCAATATGTCCAATTCGGCACATCGGTTGTAAACCTTTTGCTCAATTTAAATCAGGTTTATAGCTTgattaatgatttaaattttatacGTTAACTGTGCAAACTCACGTTGTTTTAAAATTTAGTTATATGTAACTATTTTGATAAGTGTGAATATGTAACCAGAAAAAGAAATGAACTAGTTACAACCTCTGTTGCTTGAACACTCCAAAAATATTACTCGTCTATGTCAAATCTTCCAAAAATATGCTACTTTTGGAAGATCAACACTCACCTGACGTCATTCTTGAAGAGTCTGAGAAACATAGGTTACGACTCCTTTATTAAAGGTGCATTATTTGCAGTGTAGAACATTAGGAGATAGTAACAAAATCTGAATTTTGGCAGGGCTGCAAGACAAGAGGTATAAAACTGTGTGGGCTATTGGCTGCTGCTGGATTAATTGCAGCTCATTCCTCAAAAGGCTTAAATGAGAATCAGTGGGAGAAGTATTCAGTTGTGACCCTTGTTAACTGCCGTTCAATTCTTGATCCAGTGCTTATCCCTGATTTTCCAGGTTCGTTAATGCATTCATGGTAAAAACTTACTCACATCGTATGTTTACACTTATTGGATCCAGGCCACCACTCTTGACCCCCATCTAACCAAACCGGTTGGTCtctattcttttttttccttttttggacCTAAGGaaagaaactctcttttttgaaacagactaaagAGAataataagacaaacaaattgaaacggagggaaTAACTCATTACCTCCACTATTTgcaatcaattcagaactcaatTGGTCTGCAACAAATTCCTTTTGAAGTAAATAACAGAGTTGCTATATGTGACTTAACTTTGACTTGTAAGTTAATTGCACATCATCTACTCCCCCTCTCAGTTTGTTGGTCTCGATGAAGTTTTGAAACCTCTTTCCTAACCGAAAAGCTAGTAATTTTATGTGCATTTTTGAGCGGAAGAGGGGGCCTTTACAGGTATCATATAGTCAGGAGAATAAACGGATTAATAGGTGTATCTGTTGGAAACATCCTATTAGCCCTTTAAGTTATGTGGTTGTTCTTACATTTGATAAAACTCTCACCaattttgtactcttttttttttcatttctattaTTGTATGTACTTTGTATCACTAAGATGTTTACTGAACAGAGCGTATTAAATGATGACCTAAATCATGCAGGATATTATCATTCTGCTATCCTCAACACACACGACGTTAAGGGAGGAGATGATTTATGGGAGCTAGCAAAGAAAAGTTACACGTCTTTTATCAAcgccaagaacaacaacaagcaTTTCTCAGACATGGGAGACCTGAATTTCCTCATGGGCAGGACCATTGATAATCCCAGCCTAACGCCATCCTCTTCACTAAGGACTTCTTTTATCTCTGTGTTTGAAAACTCCGCAATCCATACCACCAGCACAGTACATCAGGAAATCGGATTAGAAGACTTCATCGGGTGTACATCCATGCACGGGGTAGGTCCTTCTATTGCCATATTCGACACGATTAGAGACGGGCAGTTGGATTGTGCATGTGTTTATCCCTTCCCCTTGCATACTAGGGAACAAATGCAAGAGCTCATTGGTGAAATGAAAAGAATCCTTGTTGATTGGTAGCAAATTACAGGGGAATTGTTGATGACTTGATCAAACATTATGTTTTCCCCACTGATCATGTTCGATGAAAATGCAATATCCTGATAAACAGTTTGCTTTTGACGTCTAAGTTTCACATTGATGGGTTACCTGAACTCACATTTTGTTAGTGAGAGATCAATTCTCCATCTTGCAATCCCCTCCCGTTTCTCCTTCCCCTACCcccaattaaaaataaataaattagagcgctctttttctcttttccttgtgaaatactaaaaaacaaaatgaaaagaaaatcagATTGAACAtcttgttctttttatttttaccttattACACTATTTATTACTGTATCTGGGCAGGATAGTGTGTACGTATTACCCCTACCATTGAATGTAGAAGTTGTTTCGATAAATCCTCGGCTCAAGGTATGACGGTCATGAGAAAGATTAAAAACTGAATAAActgtatttttttacatttcacaTTACACAAGAAGCATGTCACTGGAGCACTTGCAAAACTCAAATCAACTTGagcaaaacaacacaaacaaacaaacaaaaatgatCTTATTTGTCATTATATTATGCATAATGCATCAGTCTCTTGAAATTatgcaaaaaagaaaacaacaaagaatCACCAACTGAAGCTGATGGACTCAAAATGAAGGTTGGATGCTAAACCAGATGAACATATGTTTGCAACTTCATGTCTCATCTTTTTTGGCCCACACACTAAAACTCCAACACTTGATTCTTTTCTATCAAACAACAACCCTGCATCACATTAATTTTACAACTTATTAATGCGGAGTTCTGACTGGACAAGTAAAATTGTACGAATGAAATAATATCTTTTGTGATGAACTTACTTTTGAGGTCAGGTCTTTCACCAAAATGGAGATTAGTTGATTGAAAGAGTGACTGTTGAGGCAAACTCTCCATCTCCCTATCAGCATTATAGAACCAAGAATTAGGTGAAGCCATAGGAGTTGCACCTTCCATATTCTGAATCTGTTTTGCATCAGTGCCACTATGTCTCTTGTTCCAAACAAATGCTGCACTACTTGTTATGACTATGGATATGCAAATGATTAGCATATTCAGCACGGCCTTTATTGGATAAGAGTATATTTCATTAGTATTTTTGTCAACTGGATATATGTAGTATCTATTCAAAACCcccaaagaaatcaagaaaatgatgaaggaTGATGATATGATAGCACTAAGCCAGAGCCAATTGTTTTGGCCAAGAATTGGTGTGATGGGCTCATCTGACGGGTCGGGCTTGAACCATATGGTCCTCAAGTTCTTCTTGTCTTCTGCTGGCATGGGTTGCTTTTCTCTTGTTACAAAAGCCTCAATTTGTAGGCCTAATTTACAAGTTTCTGATGGGGCACCAGATATAGGAAGTAGAAGGTCCAACATGGTGAGGTCTTGTGAGTTCTTGAACACACTTATGAGTAGTATATCTGGTGTCTTGCATTTTTGTGACTCACTTGTGTGGATTAGCTCCCTAATTATGGAAATGAAAGGTGTAATTCCACTTCCTCCACTCACCATAACCAATAAATCATGCCTACAAcaatgaaaaaaagagaactttagttttatcatgttaacATATAGTAGTACACAACTGAGACAGATCTTGGATGGGTTCTGTGAATAAAGTTCGACTTGAACTAGGCATACATATGATAAGTCCAATTACCATTTAGAATATTTTGCATACATACCTTAGAAAATGTGTGGAAGCAGGTCCATAAGGTCCTTCAACAGAGACATTAAGACGATCGACAGAATTAGGGGAAGAGATCATCTGGTAAAGTTTCTTGGACCAACTTCCTTCACCCTTAATCGCAACACTGATCTTCTCCGGCTCCAAGTTACTGCTTGAAGTGATTGTAAAAGGATGCCATTGCAGTTTTGAAATGCTTGGTACATTCACAAACATGATGCTTGTTGGTGTATAACTTAAGCCTGTGTATTTTAAACAGCAAAAGGATCAAAATTGTCAATTTGACTATGTTAATCCTGCTATATCACctacaagaaaaacacaaatttGCAACGGAATATTGTTCTGTGATAGAGATCCATCACAAATTTTCCCCGTCACAactctttgtttttttcttgtgGTGAATTCCCAAGTGtaaatatatgaaatttcttCAATTTACCTTTACACTTGGAGAAATTCAGCTCAAGAGTTTCGCACGGTAGAACCCGAGCAGAGACTAAACGGACATTTGATCGCGACTGTAAGAATCTCAAGTATCTATCAACCATGAAGAGGTAGAAACCGGGAAGCATAATGCCAGCATAAGAGATGCCAACATGGAAGACGAAGAAGACGACGAAGAGGATGTAGAAATGATGAGTGTAGAAGAAGAGCTCAAACATCTTTCTCCTAATTCGAGGAAATGTTGCTACCCACAACACCAATCCAGAAAGCAATGACAATTCTCCAGCCAAATTTGAGATATCTGTTTTTGCCCATTTCAGCATCTGTTTCATTTCAATCAAGACTCATTAACTAATTAGAAATTGAACTTAATTGGAGTTAGTACTGTAATTTTTGAACATTATTTTGCCTATTATCTATTGTTTATTGTGCTTTTCTTGCTAACAAAGCTTGATGCGTAACAACTTTCTATGTAATTAAAGTATTTCTGAAGAGACAGTTTTCACAGTTAGAACTGTGACCAACTCCTCCTGATCACATTGCAATAACTTTACTGATTATACTAACGCTCTCCTCCTATTATAAGGTCTATAGTTAATGAATATATTACCTCAGACAATTGATGAGTGGCAGCCCAATAGACAATGTAACAAACGCCATGAGCAGAGAAAAGAGTCATTACAATATGGCCAAGCCATATATGGTATTTAACACTAGCTTCAGAGGTCAAACCAAAGACTTGCAGA contains:
- the LOC107839218 gene encoding uncharacterized protein LOC107839218, with product MAEQPSTAAAPPSDLKTRPAGSTEHSWCKAVPGGTGITVFALLLSKPPNISLLQNTLHKLQNSNPILKSKLSYSPTTNSFSYTIPATSHLQIQPFDLSSTADILRNLKTSDHNSVSDFHLIFENELNNNSSWVNTSDSNTDVLFVSIYQLNDEKSVLTLRIHTSVCDRATGIALMSKLVELMREENGEGTKSELLKKMEVGLGIEECIPAGKANKPFWARGMDMVGYGLNSLRYSNLKFMDSESTRESQVVKLGLNKQDTLRILDGCKTRGIKLCGLLAAAGLIAAHSSKGLNENQWEKYSVVTLVNCRSILDPVLIPDFPGYYHSAILNTHDVKGGDDLWELAKKSYTSFINAKNNNKHFSDMGDLNFLMGRTIDNPSLTPSSSLRTSFISVFENSAIHTTSTVHQEIGLEDFIGCTSMHGVGPSIAIFDTIRDGQLDCACVYPFPLHTREQMQELIGEMKRILVDW
- the LOC107839217 gene encoding ferric reduction oxidase 2, whose translation is MAQTSSSSPSTKASSSFSNDVQAVIMALILVVTVGYFLVLIVSPTNMYGQIWTPKIKAHTVNSTYFGAQGRSLLMNTFPFLFVAVLGCVYLHLWKKSNNKNINSVEKKQKLTIWRRPIIMKGLGIVSRIELAFFVMFIALLVWSFASYVHIIFPHVTPKPALKNGEKVWEAKMEYSGLIFGLVGNIALTFLFVPVTRGSSVLQVFGLTSEASVKYHIWLGHIVMTLFSAHGVCYIVYWAATHQLSEMLKWAKTDISNLAGELSLLSGLVLWVATFPRIRRKMFELFFYTHHFYILFVVFFVFHVGISYAGIMLPGFYLFMVDRYLRFLQSRSNVRLVSARVLPCETLELNFSKCKGLSYTPTSIMFVNVPSISKLQWHPFTITSSSNLEPEKISVAIKGEGSWSKKLYQMISSPNSVDRLNVSVEGPYGPASTHFLRHDLLVMVSGGSGITPFISIIRELIHTSESQKCKTPDILLISVFKNSQDLTMLDLLLPISGAPSETCKLGLQIEAFVTREKQPMPAEDKKNLRTIWFKPDPSDEPITPILGQNNWLWLSAIISSSFIIFLISLGVLNRYYIYPVDKNTNEIYSYPIKAVLNMLIICISIVITSSAAFVWNKRHSGTDAKQIQNMEGATPMASPNSWFYNADREMESLPQQSLFQSTNLHFGERPDLKRLLFDRKESSVGVLVCGPKKMRHEVANICSSGLASNLHFESISFSW